In Choloepus didactylus isolate mChoDid1 chromosome 18, mChoDid1.pri, whole genome shotgun sequence, a single genomic region encodes these proteins:
- the COASY gene encoding bifunctional coenzyme A synthase isoform X1 codes for MAAFRSGLLVLTTPLASLTPRLAPILTSAARLVNHTLYVHLQPGLRLEGPAQPQCSPVPATFEVLDLITHLYAGADIHRHLDVRVLLTNIRAKSSFLSSLPSSVQNLAHPPEVVLTDFQTLDGSQYNPVKQQLERYATSCYSCCPQLTSVLLYPQYGPGEPPKEPLDVPSSSTIRPASPGARSPKQPVRGYHSGAVGGTFDRLHNAHKVLLSVACILAQERLVVGVADKDLLKSKLLPELLQPYAERVERLSEFLVDVKPFLTFDVVRLLDPYGPAGSDPSLEFLVISEETYRGGLAVNRFRLENDLEELALYQIQLLKDPRHGENEEDKVSSSSFRYQMLGKLLRPPHKRPELPQGLYVLGLTGISGSGKSSVAQRLKGLGAFVIDSDHLGHRAYAPGGPAYQPVVEAFGPDILHKDGIINRKVLGSRVFGNKKQLKILTDIMWPIIAKMAREEMDVAVTEGKSVCVIDAAMLLEAGWENMVHEVWTIVIPETEAIQRIVERDGLSAAAAQSRLQSQMSGQQLVDQSHVVLSTLWEPYVTQCQVEKAWALLQERIPKMPSDP; via the exons ATGGCGGCTTTCCGGTCCGGCCTCCTGGTGCTGACGACGCCGCTGGCTTCTCTGACCCCTCGCCTGGCACCCATCCTGACCTCGGCGGCCCGGCTGGTGAATCACACCCTCTATGTCCACCTGCAGCCGGGCCTGAGACTGGAGGGCCCGGCTCAGCCCCAGTGCAGCCCCGTGCCGGCCACGTTTGAAGTCCTTGATCTCATCACGCACCTCTACGCTGGCGCCGACATCCACAGGCACCTGGACGTCCGAGTCCTGCTGACCAATATCAGAGCCAagagctcctttctctcttccctgccGAGCTCTGTCCAGAACCTGGCCCACCCACCAGAAGTGGTGTTGACTGACTTCCAGACCTTAGATGGAAGCCAGTACAACCCTGTCAAGCAACAGCTAGAGCGCTATGCCACCAGCTGTTATAGCTGTTGCCCTCAACTGACTTCAGTGCTGCTATACCCCCAATATGGGCCTGGGGAGCCACCTAAAGAGCCCCTGGATGTCCCCTCATCCTCTACCATCAGACCAGCCTCCCCTGGGGCCAGGTCTCCAAAGCAGCCAGTGCGTGGCTACCACTCTGGGGCTGTCGGTGGCACGTTTGACCGTTTGCACAATGCCCACAAGGTGTTACTCAGTGTTGCGTGCATCCTGGCCCAGGAGCGGCTTGTGGTGGGAGTAGCAGACAAAGACCTGTTGAAGA GCAAGTTGCTCCCTGAGCTGCTCCAACCCTATGCAGAACGTGTGGAACGTCTGAGTGAGTTCCTGGTGGACGTCAAGCCCTTCTTGACTTTTGATGTCGTCCGCCTGCTGGACCCTTATGGCCCCGCTGGCTCAGACCCCTCCCTGGAGTTCCTGGTGATCAGCGAGGAAACCTATCGTGGGGGGCTGGCCGTCAACCGCTTCCGTCTTGAGAAC GACCTGGAAGAGCTTGCTTTATACCAGATCCAGCTACTGAAGGACCCAAGACATGGAGAAAATGAAGAGGACAAGGTCAGCTCCTCCAGCTTCCGCTACCAAATGCTGGGAAAACTGCTGCGGCCTCCACAT AAGAGGCCAGAGCTCCCCCAAGGTCTCTACGTGCTCGGGCTGACAGGCATTAGTGGCTCTGGGAAGAGCTCAGTAGCTCAGCGGCTGAAGGGCCTGGGAGCGTTTGTCATTGACAGTGACCACCTGGGCCATCGGGCCTACGCCCCAGGAGGCCCTGCCTACCAGCCTGTGGTGGAGGCTTTTGGACCAG ATATTCTCCATAAAGATGGCATCATCAACAGGAAGGTCCTAGGCAGCCGGGTATTTGGGAACAAG AAGCAGCTGAAGATACTCACGGACATTATGTGGCCAATTATTGCGAAGATGGCCAGAGAAGAGATGGATGTGGCTGTGACTGAGG GTAAGAGCGTGTGCGTGATCGATGCTGCCATGTTGCTTGAAGCTGGCTGGGAGAACATGGTGCACGAGGTGTGGACCATTGTCATCCCTGAAACTGAG GCTATACAGCGTATTGTGGAGAGGGATGGCCTGAGTGCAGCTGCAGCTCAAAGCCGGCTACAGAGCCAGATGAGTGGGCAGCAGCTTGTGGACCAGAGCCACGTGGTGCTCAGCACATTGTGGGAGCCGTATGTCACCCAGTGCCAG GTGGAGAAAGCCTGGGCCCTCCTGCAGGAGCGTATCCCCAAGATGCCATCAGACCCGTGA
- the COASY gene encoding bifunctional coenzyme A synthase isoform X2: MAAFRSGLLVLTTPLASLTPRLAPILTSAARLVNHTLYVHLQPGLRLEGPAQPQCSPVPATFEVLDLITHLYAGADIHRHLDVRVLLTNIRAKSSFLSSLPSSVQNLAHPPEVVLTDFQTLDGSQYNPVKQQLERYATSCYSCCPQLTSVLLYPQYGPGEPPKEPLDVPSSSTIRPASPGARSPKQPVRGYHSGAVGGTFDRLHNAHKVLLSVACILAQERLVVGVADKDLLKSKLLPELLQPYAERVERLSEFLVDVKPFLTFDVVRLLDPYGPAGSDPSLEFLVISEETYRGGLAVNRFRLENDLEELALYQIQLLKDPRHGENEEDKVSSSSFRYQMLGKLLRPPHKRPELPQGLYVLGLTGISGSGKSSVAQRLKGLGAFVIDSDHLGHRAYAPGGPAYQPVVEAFGPDILHKDGIINRKVLGSRVFGNKQLKILTDIMWPIIAKMAREEMDVAVTEGKSVCVIDAAMLLEAGWENMVHEVWTIVIPETEAIQRIVERDGLSAAAAQSRLQSQMSGQQLVDQSHVVLSTLWEPYVTQCQVEKAWALLQERIPKMPSDP; encoded by the exons ATGGCGGCTTTCCGGTCCGGCCTCCTGGTGCTGACGACGCCGCTGGCTTCTCTGACCCCTCGCCTGGCACCCATCCTGACCTCGGCGGCCCGGCTGGTGAATCACACCCTCTATGTCCACCTGCAGCCGGGCCTGAGACTGGAGGGCCCGGCTCAGCCCCAGTGCAGCCCCGTGCCGGCCACGTTTGAAGTCCTTGATCTCATCACGCACCTCTACGCTGGCGCCGACATCCACAGGCACCTGGACGTCCGAGTCCTGCTGACCAATATCAGAGCCAagagctcctttctctcttccctgccGAGCTCTGTCCAGAACCTGGCCCACCCACCAGAAGTGGTGTTGACTGACTTCCAGACCTTAGATGGAAGCCAGTACAACCCTGTCAAGCAACAGCTAGAGCGCTATGCCACCAGCTGTTATAGCTGTTGCCCTCAACTGACTTCAGTGCTGCTATACCCCCAATATGGGCCTGGGGAGCCACCTAAAGAGCCCCTGGATGTCCCCTCATCCTCTACCATCAGACCAGCCTCCCCTGGGGCCAGGTCTCCAAAGCAGCCAGTGCGTGGCTACCACTCTGGGGCTGTCGGTGGCACGTTTGACCGTTTGCACAATGCCCACAAGGTGTTACTCAGTGTTGCGTGCATCCTGGCCCAGGAGCGGCTTGTGGTGGGAGTAGCAGACAAAGACCTGTTGAAGA GCAAGTTGCTCCCTGAGCTGCTCCAACCCTATGCAGAACGTGTGGAACGTCTGAGTGAGTTCCTGGTGGACGTCAAGCCCTTCTTGACTTTTGATGTCGTCCGCCTGCTGGACCCTTATGGCCCCGCTGGCTCAGACCCCTCCCTGGAGTTCCTGGTGATCAGCGAGGAAACCTATCGTGGGGGGCTGGCCGTCAACCGCTTCCGTCTTGAGAAC GACCTGGAAGAGCTTGCTTTATACCAGATCCAGCTACTGAAGGACCCAAGACATGGAGAAAATGAAGAGGACAAGGTCAGCTCCTCCAGCTTCCGCTACCAAATGCTGGGAAAACTGCTGCGGCCTCCACAT AAGAGGCCAGAGCTCCCCCAAGGTCTCTACGTGCTCGGGCTGACAGGCATTAGTGGCTCTGGGAAGAGCTCAGTAGCTCAGCGGCTGAAGGGCCTGGGAGCGTTTGTCATTGACAGTGACCACCTGGGCCATCGGGCCTACGCCCCAGGAGGCCCTGCCTACCAGCCTGTGGTGGAGGCTTTTGGACCAG ATATTCTCCATAAAGATGGCATCATCAACAGGAAGGTCCTAGGCAGCCGGGTATTTGGGAACAAG CAGCTGAAGATACTCACGGACATTATGTGGCCAATTATTGCGAAGATGGCCAGAGAAGAGATGGATGTGGCTGTGACTGAGG GTAAGAGCGTGTGCGTGATCGATGCTGCCATGTTGCTTGAAGCTGGCTGGGAGAACATGGTGCACGAGGTGTGGACCATTGTCATCCCTGAAACTGAG GCTATACAGCGTATTGTGGAGAGGGATGGCCTGAGTGCAGCTGCAGCTCAAAGCCGGCTACAGAGCCAGATGAGTGGGCAGCAGCTTGTGGACCAGAGCCACGTGGTGCTCAGCACATTGTGGGAGCCGTATGTCACCCAGTGCCAG GTGGAGAAAGCCTGGGCCCTCCTGCAGGAGCGTATCCCCAAGATGCCATCAGACCCGTGA
- the MLX gene encoding max-like protein X isoform X3: MTESSASPEDPWVKVEYAYSDNSLDPGLFVESTHKGSVVSRANSIGSTSASSVPNTDDEDSDYHQESYKESYKDRRRRAHTQAEQKRRDAIKRGYDDLQTIVPTCQQQDFSIGSQKLSKAIVLQKTIDYIQFLHKEKKKQEEEVSTLRKDVMALKIMKVNYEQIVKAHQDNPHEGEDQVSDQVKFNVFQGIMDSLFQSFNASVSVTSFQELSACVFSWIEEHCKPQAAKPRDLGNKTLQSTNQTQ; the protein is encoded by the exons ATGACAGAATCGAGCGCCTCTCCGGAGGACCCATGGGTCAAG GTGGAGTATGCCTACAGCGATAACAGCCTGGATCCCG GGCTTTTTGTAGAAAGCACCCACAAGGGAAGTGTAGTGTCCAGAGCTAATAGCATCGGTTCTACCAGTGCCTCTTCCGTCCCCAACACAG ATGACGAGGACAGTGATTACCACCAAGAGTCCTACAAGGAGTCCTACAAGGACCGCCGGCGGCGAGCACACACTCAAGCCGAGCAGAAGAGGAGGGATGCCATCAAG AGAGGCTATGATGACCTTCAGACCATCGTCCCCACCTGCCAGCAGCAAGACTTCTCCATTGGCTCCCAAAAGCTCAGCAAAGCCATTGTTCTACAGAAAA CCATTGACTACATCCAGTTTTTgcacaaggagaagaaaaagcagGAGGAGGAGGTATCCACCCTTCGCAAGGATGTCATGGCCCTAAAGATAATGAAAGT GAACTATGAGCAGATTGTGAAGGCACACCAGGACAACCCTCATGAGGGGGAGGACCAGGTCTCTGACCAGGTCAAGTTCAATGTGTTTCAAGGCATCATGGACTCCCTGTTCCAGTCCTTCAATGCCTCCGTCTCAGTGACCAGCTTCCAGGAGCTGTCAGCCTGTGTCTTCAGCTGGATTGAGGAGCACTGTAAGCCTCAG GCAGCCAAGCCCAGAGATCTTGGCAACAAGACACTGCAgtcaacaaaccaaacacagtAA
- the MLX gene encoding max-like protein X isoform X6, protein MTESSASPEDPWVKVEYAYSDNSLDPDDEDSDYHQESYKESYKDRRRRAHTQAEQKRRDAIKRGYDDLQTIVPTCQQQDFSIGSQKLSKAIVLQKTIDYIQFLHKEKKKQEEEVSTLRKDVMALKIMKVNYEQIVKAHQDNPHEGEDQVSDQVKFNVFQGIMDSLFQSFNASVSVTSFQELSACVFSWIEEHCKPQAAKPRDLGNKTLQSTNQTQ, encoded by the exons ATGACAGAATCGAGCGCCTCTCCGGAGGACCCATGGGTCAAG GTGGAGTATGCCTACAGCGATAACAGCCTGGATCCCG ATGACGAGGACAGTGATTACCACCAAGAGTCCTACAAGGAGTCCTACAAGGACCGCCGGCGGCGAGCACACACTCAAGCCGAGCAGAAGAGGAGGGATGCCATCAAG AGAGGCTATGATGACCTTCAGACCATCGTCCCCACCTGCCAGCAGCAAGACTTCTCCATTGGCTCCCAAAAGCTCAGCAAAGCCATTGTTCTACAGAAAA CCATTGACTACATCCAGTTTTTgcacaaggagaagaaaaagcagGAGGAGGAGGTATCCACCCTTCGCAAGGATGTCATGGCCCTAAAGATAATGAAAGT GAACTATGAGCAGATTGTGAAGGCACACCAGGACAACCCTCATGAGGGGGAGGACCAGGTCTCTGACCAGGTCAAGTTCAATGTGTTTCAAGGCATCATGGACTCCCTGTTCCAGTCCTTCAATGCCTCCGTCTCAGTGACCAGCTTCCAGGAGCTGTCAGCCTGTGTCTTCAGCTGGATTGAGGAGCACTGTAAGCCTCAG GCAGCCAAGCCCAGAGATCTTGGCAACAAGACACTGCAgtcaacaaaccaaacacagtAA
- the MLX gene encoding max-like protein X isoform X4 has product MTESSASPEDPWVKVEYAYSDNSLDPGLFVESTHKGSVVSRANSIGSTSASSVPNTDDEDSDYHQESYKESYKDRRRRAHTQAEQKRRDAIKRGYDDLQTIVPTCQQQDFSIGSQKLSKAIVLQKTIDYIQFLHKEKKKQEEEVSTLRKDVMALKIMKVNYEQIVKAHQDNPHEGEDQVSDQVKFNVFQGIMDSLFQSFNASVSVTSFQELSACVFSWIEEHCKPQTLREIVIGVLHQLKNQLY; this is encoded by the exons ATGACAGAATCGAGCGCCTCTCCGGAGGACCCATGGGTCAAG GTGGAGTATGCCTACAGCGATAACAGCCTGGATCCCG GGCTTTTTGTAGAAAGCACCCACAAGGGAAGTGTAGTGTCCAGAGCTAATAGCATCGGTTCTACCAGTGCCTCTTCCGTCCCCAACACAG ATGACGAGGACAGTGATTACCACCAAGAGTCCTACAAGGAGTCCTACAAGGACCGCCGGCGGCGAGCACACACTCAAGCCGAGCAGAAGAGGAGGGATGCCATCAAG AGAGGCTATGATGACCTTCAGACCATCGTCCCCACCTGCCAGCAGCAAGACTTCTCCATTGGCTCCCAAAAGCTCAGCAAAGCCATTGTTCTACAGAAAA CCATTGACTACATCCAGTTTTTgcacaaggagaagaaaaagcagGAGGAGGAGGTATCCACCCTTCGCAAGGATGTCATGGCCCTAAAGATAATGAAAGT GAACTATGAGCAGATTGTGAAGGCACACCAGGACAACCCTCATGAGGGGGAGGACCAGGTCTCTGACCAGGTCAAGTTCAATGTGTTTCAAGGCATCATGGACTCCCTGTTCCAGTCCTTCAATGCCTCCGTCTCAGTGACCAGCTTCCAGGAGCTGTCAGCCTGTGTCTTCAGCTGGATTGAGGAGCACTGTAAGCCTCAG ACCCTCCGGGAGATAGTGATTGGAGTCCTGCACCAACTGAAAAACCAGCTTTACTGA
- the MLX gene encoding max-like protein X isoform X7: MTESSASPEDPWVKVEYAYSDNSLDPDDEDSDYHQESYKESYKDRRRRAHTQAEQKRRDAIKRGYDDLQTIVPTCQQQDFSIGSQKLSKAIVLQKTIDYIQFLHKEKKKQEEEVSTLRKDVMALKIMKVNYEQIVKAHQDNPHEGEDQVSDQVKFNVFQGIMDSLFQSFNASVSVTSFQELSACVFSWIEEHCKPQTLREIVIGVLHQLKNQLY, from the exons ATGACAGAATCGAGCGCCTCTCCGGAGGACCCATGGGTCAAG GTGGAGTATGCCTACAGCGATAACAGCCTGGATCCCG ATGACGAGGACAGTGATTACCACCAAGAGTCCTACAAGGAGTCCTACAAGGACCGCCGGCGGCGAGCACACACTCAAGCCGAGCAGAAGAGGAGGGATGCCATCAAG AGAGGCTATGATGACCTTCAGACCATCGTCCCCACCTGCCAGCAGCAAGACTTCTCCATTGGCTCCCAAAAGCTCAGCAAAGCCATTGTTCTACAGAAAA CCATTGACTACATCCAGTTTTTgcacaaggagaagaaaaagcagGAGGAGGAGGTATCCACCCTTCGCAAGGATGTCATGGCCCTAAAGATAATGAAAGT GAACTATGAGCAGATTGTGAAGGCACACCAGGACAACCCTCATGAGGGGGAGGACCAGGTCTCTGACCAGGTCAAGTTCAATGTGTTTCAAGGCATCATGGACTCCCTGTTCCAGTCCTTCAATGCCTCCGTCTCAGTGACCAGCTTCCAGGAGCTGTCAGCCTGTGTCTTCAGCTGGATTGAGGAGCACTGTAAGCCTCAG ACCCTCCGGGAGATAGTGATTGGAGTCCTGCACCAACTGAAAAACCAGCTTTACTGA
- the MLX gene encoding max-like protein X isoform X1, producing MTESSASPEDPWVKGSGSDGLLLCPVPQVEYAYSDNSLDPGLFVESTHKGSVVSRANSIGSTSASSVPNTDDEDSDYHQESYKESYKDRRRRAHTQAEQKRRDAIKRGYDDLQTIVPTCQQQDFSIGSQKLSKAIVLQKTIDYIQFLHKEKKKQEEEVSTLRKDVMALKIMKVNYEQIVKAHQDNPHEGEDQVSDQVKFNVFQGIMDSLFQSFNASVSVTSFQELSACVFSWIEEHCKPQAAKPRDLGNKTLQSTNQTQ from the exons ATGACAGAATCGAGCGCCTCTCCGGAGGACCCATGGGTCAAG GGATCGGGGTCTGACGGGCTTCTCCTTTGCCCGGTGCCGCAGGTGGAGTATGCCTACAGCGATAACAGCCTGGATCCCG GGCTTTTTGTAGAAAGCACCCACAAGGGAAGTGTAGTGTCCAGAGCTAATAGCATCGGTTCTACCAGTGCCTCTTCCGTCCCCAACACAG ATGACGAGGACAGTGATTACCACCAAGAGTCCTACAAGGAGTCCTACAAGGACCGCCGGCGGCGAGCACACACTCAAGCCGAGCAGAAGAGGAGGGATGCCATCAAG AGAGGCTATGATGACCTTCAGACCATCGTCCCCACCTGCCAGCAGCAAGACTTCTCCATTGGCTCCCAAAAGCTCAGCAAAGCCATTGTTCTACAGAAAA CCATTGACTACATCCAGTTTTTgcacaaggagaagaaaaagcagGAGGAGGAGGTATCCACCCTTCGCAAGGATGTCATGGCCCTAAAGATAATGAAAGT GAACTATGAGCAGATTGTGAAGGCACACCAGGACAACCCTCATGAGGGGGAGGACCAGGTCTCTGACCAGGTCAAGTTCAATGTGTTTCAAGGCATCATGGACTCCCTGTTCCAGTCCTTCAATGCCTCCGTCTCAGTGACCAGCTTCCAGGAGCTGTCAGCCTGTGTCTTCAGCTGGATTGAGGAGCACTGTAAGCCTCAG GCAGCCAAGCCCAGAGATCTTGGCAACAAGACACTGCAgtcaacaaaccaaacacagtAA
- the MLX gene encoding max-like protein X isoform X5 — protein MTESSASPEDPWVKGSGSDGLLLCPVPQVEYAYSDNSLDPDDEDSDYHQESYKESYKDRRRRAHTQAEQKRRDAIKRGYDDLQTIVPTCQQQDFSIGSQKLSKAIVLQKTIDYIQFLHKEKKKQEEEVSTLRKDVMALKIMKVNYEQIVKAHQDNPHEGEDQVSDQVKFNVFQGIMDSLFQSFNASVSVTSFQELSACVFSWIEEHCKPQAAKPRDLGNKTLQSTNQTQ, from the exons ATGACAGAATCGAGCGCCTCTCCGGAGGACCCATGGGTCAAG GGATCGGGGTCTGACGGGCTTCTCCTTTGCCCGGTGCCGCAGGTGGAGTATGCCTACAGCGATAACAGCCTGGATCCCG ATGACGAGGACAGTGATTACCACCAAGAGTCCTACAAGGAGTCCTACAAGGACCGCCGGCGGCGAGCACACACTCAAGCCGAGCAGAAGAGGAGGGATGCCATCAAG AGAGGCTATGATGACCTTCAGACCATCGTCCCCACCTGCCAGCAGCAAGACTTCTCCATTGGCTCCCAAAAGCTCAGCAAAGCCATTGTTCTACAGAAAA CCATTGACTACATCCAGTTTTTgcacaaggagaagaaaaagcagGAGGAGGAGGTATCCACCCTTCGCAAGGATGTCATGGCCCTAAAGATAATGAAAGT GAACTATGAGCAGATTGTGAAGGCACACCAGGACAACCCTCATGAGGGGGAGGACCAGGTCTCTGACCAGGTCAAGTTCAATGTGTTTCAAGGCATCATGGACTCCCTGTTCCAGTCCTTCAATGCCTCCGTCTCAGTGACCAGCTTCCAGGAGCTGTCAGCCTGTGTCTTCAGCTGGATTGAGGAGCACTGTAAGCCTCAG GCAGCCAAGCCCAGAGATCTTGGCAACAAGACACTGCAgtcaacaaaccaaacacagtAA
- the MLX gene encoding max-like protein X isoform X2 gives MTESSASPEDPWVKGSGSDGLLLCPVPQVEYAYSDNSLDPGLFVESTHKGSVVSRANSIGSTSASSVPNTDDEDSDYHQESYKESYKDRRRRAHTQAEQKRRDAIKRGYDDLQTIVPTCQQQDFSIGSQKLSKAIVLQKTIDYIQFLHKEKKKQEEEVSTLRKDVMALKIMKVNYEQIVKAHQDNPHEGEDQVSDQVKFNVFQGIMDSLFQSFNASVSVTSFQELSACVFSWIEEHCKPQTLREIVIGVLHQLKNQLY, from the exons ATGACAGAATCGAGCGCCTCTCCGGAGGACCCATGGGTCAAG GGATCGGGGTCTGACGGGCTTCTCCTTTGCCCGGTGCCGCAGGTGGAGTATGCCTACAGCGATAACAGCCTGGATCCCG GGCTTTTTGTAGAAAGCACCCACAAGGGAAGTGTAGTGTCCAGAGCTAATAGCATCGGTTCTACCAGTGCCTCTTCCGTCCCCAACACAG ATGACGAGGACAGTGATTACCACCAAGAGTCCTACAAGGAGTCCTACAAGGACCGCCGGCGGCGAGCACACACTCAAGCCGAGCAGAAGAGGAGGGATGCCATCAAG AGAGGCTATGATGACCTTCAGACCATCGTCCCCACCTGCCAGCAGCAAGACTTCTCCATTGGCTCCCAAAAGCTCAGCAAAGCCATTGTTCTACAGAAAA CCATTGACTACATCCAGTTTTTgcacaaggagaagaaaaagcagGAGGAGGAGGTATCCACCCTTCGCAAGGATGTCATGGCCCTAAAGATAATGAAAGT GAACTATGAGCAGATTGTGAAGGCACACCAGGACAACCCTCATGAGGGGGAGGACCAGGTCTCTGACCAGGTCAAGTTCAATGTGTTTCAAGGCATCATGGACTCCCTGTTCCAGTCCTTCAATGCCTCCGTCTCAGTGACCAGCTTCCAGGAGCTGTCAGCCTGTGTCTTCAGCTGGATTGAGGAGCACTGTAAGCCTCAG ACCCTCCGGGAGATAGTGATTGGAGTCCTGCACCAACTGAAAAACCAGCTTTACTGA
- the LOC119513235 gene encoding homologous-pairing protein 2 homolog isoform X2: protein MSKGRAEAAAGAPGLLLRYLKEQNRPYSAQDVFGNLQREHGLGKATVVKALEQLAQQGKIKEKTYGKQKIYFADQDQFDMVSDADLQGLDAKIVALTAKVQSLQQSCRHMEAELKELTSALTTPEMQKEVQELQKECASYTERLKNIKAATNHVTPEEKEQVYRERQKYCKEWRKRKRMATELSDAILEGYPKNKKQFFEEVGIETDEDYNVTLPDP, encoded by the exons ATGAGCAAAGGCCGGGCGGAAGCTGCGGCGGGAG CCCCCGGGCTCCTCCTGAGGTACCTCAAGGAGCAGAACCGGCCCTACAGCGCCCAGGATGTGTTCGGGAACCTGCAGCGGGAACACGGACTGGGAAAGGCG ACGGTGGTGAAGGCGCTGGAGCAGCTGGCCCAACAAGGCAAGATCAAAGAGAAGACGTACGGCAAACAGAAGATATATTTTGCGGATCAG GACCAGTTTGACATGGTGAGTGATGCTGACCTCCAAGGCCTGGATGCGAAAATCGTGGCCCTCACTGCTAAGGTGCAGAGCCTACAGCAGAGCTGCCGCCACATGGAGGCCG AGCTGAAGGAATTAACTAGTGCCCTGACCACTCCGGAGATGCAGAAAGAGGTCCAAGAGTTACAGAAGGAATGTGCCAGCTACACAGAGAGACTGAAGAACATCAAGGCAGCCACCAACCATGTGActcctgaagagaaggagcag GTATACAGAGAAAGGCAGAAGTACTGTAAGGAGTGGAGGAAGCGGAAGAGGATG GCAACAGAACTGTCTGATGCAATCCTTGAAGGATACCCCAAGAACAAGAAGCAGTTCTTT GAGGAAGTTGGGATAGAGACAGATGAAGATTACAACGTCACACTTCCAGACCCCTGA
- the LOC119513235 gene encoding homologous-pairing protein 2 homolog isoform X1 → MSKGRAEAAAGAPGLLLRYLKEQNRPYSAQDVFGNLQREHGLGKATVVKALEQLAQQGKIKEKTYGKQKIYFADQDQFDMVSDADLQGLDAKIVALTAKVQSLQQSCRHMEAELKELTSALTTPEMQKEVQELQKECASYTERLKNIKAATNHVTPEEKEQVYRERQKYCKEWRKRKRMATELSDAILEGYPKNKKQFFVSGTLSLPSSLGSLSREVSFTFLHAPQEEVGIETDEDYNVTLPDP, encoded by the exons ATGAGCAAAGGCCGGGCGGAAGCTGCGGCGGGAG CCCCCGGGCTCCTCCTGAGGTACCTCAAGGAGCAGAACCGGCCCTACAGCGCCCAGGATGTGTTCGGGAACCTGCAGCGGGAACACGGACTGGGAAAGGCG ACGGTGGTGAAGGCGCTGGAGCAGCTGGCCCAACAAGGCAAGATCAAAGAGAAGACGTACGGCAAACAGAAGATATATTTTGCGGATCAG GACCAGTTTGACATGGTGAGTGATGCTGACCTCCAAGGCCTGGATGCGAAAATCGTGGCCCTCACTGCTAAGGTGCAGAGCCTACAGCAGAGCTGCCGCCACATGGAGGCCG AGCTGAAGGAATTAACTAGTGCCCTGACCACTCCGGAGATGCAGAAAGAGGTCCAAGAGTTACAGAAGGAATGTGCCAGCTACACAGAGAGACTGAAGAACATCAAGGCAGCCACCAACCATGTGActcctgaagagaaggagcag GTATACAGAGAAAGGCAGAAGTACTGTAAGGAGTGGAGGAAGCGGAAGAGGATG GCAACAGAACTGTCTGATGCAATCCTTGAAGGATACCCCAAGAACAAGAAGCAGTTCTTTGTAAGTGGtactctctcccttccctcctccctgggGTCTTTGTCCAGGGAGGTCTCATTCACTTTTCTCCATGCCCCACAGGAGGAAGTTGGGATAGAGACAGATGAAGATTACAACGTCACACTTCCAGACCCCTGA
- the LOC119513235 gene encoding homologous-pairing protein 2 homolog isoform X3, translating to MSKGRAEAAAGAPGLLLRYLKEQNRPYSAQDVFGNLQREHGLGKATVVKALEQLAQQGKIKEKTYGKQKIYFADQDQFDMVSDADLQGLDAKIVALTAKVQSLQQSCRHMEAELKELTSALTTPEMQKEVQELQKECASYTERLKNIKAATNHVTPEEKEQVYRERQKYCKEWRKRKRMVVFFLVRQQNCLMQSLKDTPRTRSSSLRKLG from the exons ATGAGCAAAGGCCGGGCGGAAGCTGCGGCGGGAG CCCCCGGGCTCCTCCTGAGGTACCTCAAGGAGCAGAACCGGCCCTACAGCGCCCAGGATGTGTTCGGGAACCTGCAGCGGGAACACGGACTGGGAAAGGCG ACGGTGGTGAAGGCGCTGGAGCAGCTGGCCCAACAAGGCAAGATCAAAGAGAAGACGTACGGCAAACAGAAGATATATTTTGCGGATCAG GACCAGTTTGACATGGTGAGTGATGCTGACCTCCAAGGCCTGGATGCGAAAATCGTGGCCCTCACTGCTAAGGTGCAGAGCCTACAGCAGAGCTGCCGCCACATGGAGGCCG AGCTGAAGGAATTAACTAGTGCCCTGACCACTCCGGAGATGCAGAAAGAGGTCCAAGAGTTACAGAAGGAATGTGCCAGCTACACAGAGAGACTGAAGAACATCAAGGCAGCCACCAACCATGTGActcctgaagagaaggagcag GTATACAGAGAAAGGCAGAAGTACTGTAAGGAGTGGAGGAAGCGGAAGAGGATG gtagttttctttcttgtcaGGCAACAGAACTGTCTGATGCAATCCTTGAAGGATACCCCAAGAACAAGAAGCAGTTCTTT GAGGAAGTTGGGATAG